From Desulfonatronum thiosulfatophilum, a single genomic window includes:
- a CDS encoding 3-isopropylmalate dehydratase small subunit, with translation MIYTGAARKVGANIDTDAIIPARFLVTTDPLELGKNCFEGLESGWINRVTQGDILVAGPNFGCGSSREHAPIAILGAGMPVVLAHSFARIFYRNGFNMGLTLLEIGDAVNDIREGDRLEVDAEKGLIRNLDQDRDIPCTPVPRFMQDILAQGGLVGYVRRKMAV, from the coding sequence ATGATCTACACTGGAGCGGCCCGCAAGGTCGGAGCCAACATTGATACGGACGCCATCATCCCGGCACGGTTCCTGGTGACCACGGATCCCCTGGAACTGGGCAAGAACTGCTTCGAGGGGTTGGAGTCGGGCTGGATCAACCGTGTCACGCAGGGCGATATCCTGGTCGCCGGGCCGAATTTCGGCTGCGGATCATCCCGGGAGCACGCACCCATCGCCATTCTCGGCGCGGGCATGCCGGTGGTCCTGGCGCACAGTTTCGCCCGGATCTTCTATCGCAACGGTTTCAACATGGGGCTGACCCTGCTGGAAATCGGCGATGCCGTGAACGATATCCGGGAGGGCGATCGCCTGGAAGTGGACGCCGAAAAGGGGCTGATCCGCAACCTGGACCAGGACAGGGACATCCCCTGCACCCCGGTCCCCCGGTTCATGCAGGACATCCTGGCCCAGGGCGGGCTGGTGGGATACGTCCGGAGAAAAATGGCCGTCTGA
- a CDS encoding YhjD/YihY/BrkB family envelope integrity protein, with protein MWPRLSLKIPFDKLGDGLNWFLQTTYGTVLQFLKNQLTSHASAAAFYFLLSIGPLILLVISLLNMSLINNPELSDRLFNFLTEFNEELNEDFFRTIGIFESQVAISGLGFLGFLWTSRLIISSIQSAFHVIFPSSRTRNFLWSNLLSMVLVPGVLTLLLLSALFNIIIRFLYNQLQVIIQMEHVYEPLLYLSGWIVPLGLVFGLIFVCYRFLPLAKPNTWHALLGAGLFTLSIHGLRVIFVEFITLASYNYIYGSLGAVIFLLLWVYVIFLLFFLFAQFVEVAGQVDIFALDRIIDPQNGSGGIGNRVETRLFTRSRRIFSKYSRKVRAGEVIYRQGDRHREIFYLYSGRVEYFDESKPDVATHLEDVEPGQFFGETAYLLQHSHIVATRAKEDSELLLVPPHVFESLLAHSPSVSRKVIKSLSLRLKQVATGEQGGVAKPA; from the coding sequence GTGTGGCCGAGGCTATCGCTTAAAATTCCCTTCGACAAGCTGGGGGACGGGCTGAACTGGTTTCTGCAAACCACGTACGGCACCGTCCTCCAGTTTTTGAAAAATCAACTTACAAGCCACGCTTCAGCCGCGGCTTTCTACTTCCTGTTGTCCATCGGGCCGTTGATCCTGCTGGTCATTTCCCTGCTGAACATGTCCCTGATCAACAACCCGGAGCTGAGCGACCGGCTGTTCAACTTCCTCACCGAGTTCAACGAAGAATTGAACGAGGATTTTTTTCGGACCATCGGTATCTTCGAGTCGCAGGTGGCTATCAGCGGTCTGGGTTTTCTCGGCTTTCTCTGGACCAGCCGCCTGATCATCAGTTCCATCCAGAGCGCCTTTCACGTCATCTTTCCAAGCAGCCGGACCAGGAATTTTCTGTGGAGCAATCTGCTATCCATGGTTCTGGTGCCGGGGGTGCTGACCCTGCTGCTTCTGTCGGCGCTGTTCAACATAATCATCCGTTTTCTGTACAATCAATTGCAGGTCATCATTCAGATGGAGCATGTCTATGAACCGCTGCTGTATCTGTCCGGCTGGATCGTTCCGCTGGGGCTGGTGTTTGGCCTGATTTTCGTATGTTATCGATTTCTGCCTCTGGCGAAGCCGAACACATGGCACGCCCTCCTGGGAGCCGGGTTATTCACACTGTCCATTCACGGCCTGAGAGTCATTTTCGTTGAATTTATCACTCTGGCTTCCTACAACTACATCTACGGCTCCCTGGGTGCCGTGATATTTTTGCTGCTGTGGGTTTATGTGATTTTTTTGCTTTTCTTCCTGTTTGCCCAATTCGTGGAAGTGGCCGGACAGGTGGATATTTTCGCTCTTGATCGAATCATCGACCCGCAAAATGGTTCCGGCGGAATCGGCAATCGAGTGGAAACGAGGTTGTTCACCCGGTCACGTCGCATCTTCTCCAAGTATTCCCGTAAGGTCAGGGCCGGCGAGGTAATCTATCGCCAGGGTGATCGGCACCGCGAAATCTTCTACCTGTATTCCGGAAGAGTGGAGTATTTCGACGAATCAAAACCTGACGTCGCCACACACCTGGAAGATGTGGAACCGGGACAGTTTTTCGGTGAGACGGCATACCTGCTGCAACATTCCCACATTGTTGCAACCCGGGCCAAGGAGGATTCCGAACTCCTCCTGGTCCCGCCCCATGTCTTCGAGAGCCTGCTGGCCCACAGTCCTTCGGTATCACGCAAGGTCATCAAGTCGCTGAGCCTGCGCCTGAAGCAGGTGGCGACGGGAGAGCAGGGAGGGGTGGCGAAACCGGCCTGA
- a CDS encoding 3-isopropylmalate dehydrogenase has product MRSYNIGWFPGDGIGPEVTMQGRKVLDAAGARFGFKINWNHIDLGGERYLKTGETVPDSVLEEMRGLDSIYLGAIGHPDVKPGILEQGILLKIRFALDQYINLRPVKLYPGVECPLKDKGPEQIDYVVVRENTEGLYAGSGGCLRKGTVHEIAVQESVNTYMGVERCLRYAFELAAARPRKKLTLCGKTNVLTFAFGLWDRVFHELAKDYPQVELDYAHVDATCMWMVKNPEWFDVIVTDNMFGDIITDLGAITQGGLGIAAGGNINPEGVSMFEPIGGSAPKYTGQGKANPLAAILAGQMMLTELKEDAAAQAVEQAVIGILPTMAGQGAGRMGMTTDEVGDRVAEAIA; this is encoded by the coding sequence ATGCGCAGTTATAATATCGGTTGGTTTCCCGGGGACGGCATTGGGCCGGAAGTGACCATGCAGGGCCGCAAGGTGCTGGATGCGGCCGGAGCCAGGTTTGGATTCAAGATCAACTGGAATCATATCGACCTGGGCGGCGAACGCTACCTCAAGACCGGGGAAACCGTGCCGGACTCCGTGCTGGAGGAGATGCGCGGACTGGATTCCATCTACCTCGGAGCCATCGGTCATCCCGACGTCAAGCCGGGCATCCTGGAGCAGGGCATTCTGCTGAAGATTCGTTTTGCCCTGGATCAGTACATCAACCTGCGTCCGGTGAAACTCTATCCCGGGGTCGAATGCCCGCTCAAGGACAAGGGGCCGGAGCAGATCGACTATGTCGTGGTCCGGGAAAATACCGAAGGGCTTTACGCTGGCAGCGGAGGGTGTCTGCGCAAGGGCACGGTGCACGAGATCGCGGTGCAGGAATCCGTGAATACCTACATGGGCGTGGAGCGCTGCCTGCGCTACGCCTTTGAACTGGCCGCTGCTCGGCCGCGCAAGAAGCTGACCCTGTGCGGCAAGACCAACGTGCTCACCTTTGCCTTCGGTCTCTGGGATCGGGTTTTTCACGAACTGGCCAAGGACTATCCCCAGGTGGAACTGGACTACGCCCACGTGGACGCCACCTGCATGTGGATGGTCAAGAACCCGGAATGGTTCGACGTCATCGTCACGGACAACATGTTCGGGGACATCATTACCGATCTCGGAGCCATTACCCAGGGCGGGCTGGGGATCGCGGCCGGCGGAAACATCAACCCTGAAGGGGTGTCCATGTTCGAACCCATCGGCGGATCCGCTCCGAAATATACCGGACAGGGCAAGGCCAATCCTTTGGCTGCGATTCTGGCCGGACAAATGATGCTCACCGAGTTGAAGGAAGATGCGGCCGCGCAGGCCGTGGAGCAAGCGGTGATCGGCATCCTGCCGACAATGGCCGGCCAGGGCGCCGGACGGATGGGAATGACCACGGACGAGGTCGGAGATCGTGTGGCCGAGGCTATCGCTTAA
- a CDS encoding rubrerythrin family protein produces MSKTKENLKEAFAGESQANRKYLAFAKQADKEGHHQVARLFRAVAEAETVHAHAHLKLLGGIGTTEENLREALSGETHEFTKMYPQMIAEAQEEQQKAVERGFHFANEVEKIHAGLYEKAMQNLGKPAEVDIHVCSVCGYTVEGDAPEKCPVCNAMQKAFFKVD; encoded by the coding sequence ATGTCCAAGACAAAAGAGAATCTGAAGGAAGCGTTTGCCGGAGAATCGCAAGCCAACCGCAAATATCTTGCATTTGCCAAGCAGGCCGACAAAGAAGGGCATCATCAGGTTGCCCGGCTGTTCCGGGCTGTAGCCGAAGCTGAAACCGTCCATGCCCACGCCCATCTCAAGTTGCTGGGCGGCATCGGGACCACCGAAGAGAATCTCAGGGAAGCGTTGAGCGGCGAAACTCATGAATTTACGAAAATGTACCCCCAGATGATCGCCGAAGCGCAGGAAGAACAGCAGAAGGCAGTCGAGCGCGGTTTTCACTTCGCCAATGAAGTGGAAAAAATTCATGCTGGGTTATACGAAAAGGCCATGCAGAATCTGGGCAAACCCGCGGAAGTGGACATCCATGTCTGCAGCGTCTGTGGATATACAGTGGAAGGCGATGCTCCGGAAAAATGTCCGGTTTGCAATGCCATGCAGAAGGCATTTTTCAAGGTCGACTAA